From the genome of Mycobacterium kansasii ATCC 12478:
CCGGCTGGGGCATGTCCTCGTCAAGCAGTCGCACGCTGATGGTCCGCTGCACTCCGCTGACGTCGACCTTCGCCAGATAGTTTGCCGGGTCGGTGATTTCGACGATCCGCCCCGGTATGCCCAGGCACATGTCAGCTCCTTTCTCAGGTCAGCAGATTCGCGGCAGCGGGTCGCCGACCAGCATGTCGACGATCCGGGTACCGCCGAATCCGGTTCGCAGTATCACGGTTTCGGCCGGCTCGGAGATGATTTCGCCGACTTCGGCCGCAGCGGCGCCCAGCGGATGCGAACGCACCGCGGCCAGCCCGGCTTCGGCTTCCTCGGGTGCGACGACGGCGACGAACTTGCCCTCGTTGGCGACGTAGAGGGGATCGATGCCCAGCAGCTCACACGCGCCGTTGACCGTCGGCGCCACCGGAAGCCGTTGCTCCTCGAGTAGCACCCCGAGCCCACACGCCTGGGCCAGTTCGTTGCATACGGTGCCCACTCCGCCCCGCGTGGCATCCCGCAGCCAGCGCGTCGACGGCGCGGCCGCGATCAGCAGCTCCACCAATGGGCTGAGCGACGCGGTGTCCGAACTAATGTCGGCCTCGATGGCCAGATCGCCGCGGGCCAGCATGACCGCCATGCCGTGATCGCCCATGGACCCCGACAGCAGCACCTTGTCGCCGGCGCGCACCGCGCCGGGGGAGAGCCGGCGTCCGGCGGGAATCACGCCGGCGCCGGTGGTGGTGATAAACAGGCCGTCGGCGGCGCCTTTGGGCACCACCTTGGTGTCGCCGGTGACGATCTGCACCCCGGCCTGCGCGGCCGCGGCCGCCATGTCGGCCACGATCTCCTTCAATTCGGCGATAGGGAAGCCCTCTT
Proteins encoded in this window:
- the hypE gene encoding hydrogenase expression/formation protein HypE, whose amino-acid sequence is MSKSAGEYLSSGPRFAEGEVIERIESFRRRRPRLLDDHVTLAHGAGGKASAALVDAVFVEAFRNPALESLGDSAVLALPSGERVAMSTDSFVVAPRRFPGGSVGSLAVHGTCNDLAMAGAVPSWISAAFVLEEGFPIAELKEIVADMAAAAAQAGVQIVTGDTKVVPKGAADGLFITTTGAGVIPAGRRLSPGAVRAGDKVLLSGSMGDHGMAVMLARGDLAIEADISSDTASLSPLVELLIAAAPSTRWLRDATRGGVGTVCNELAQACGLGVLLEEQRLPVAPTVNGACELLGIDPLYVANEGKFVAVVAPEEAEAGLAAVRSHPLGAAAAEVGEIISEPAETVILRTGFGGTRIVDMLVGDPLPRIC